The stretch of DNA ATAACTGGTTGCACTTTCTCACGTCTCAAAATGATACTAATCCCGTTGATGGGATGTTGGAGACATGTCgttgcccccccaaccccccagtACACAACAGCATCCATGCAGCGTCGGCACTGAGGCTCCGGTCAAAGGTCAAGATAGATCTCACACCCTCCCCACAATcctaaatcaatcaatctatctatctatctatctatctatctatctatctggaTCCTGGTTTTATCCTTTTAGACGTGCTTGTATTTGTTGATTTTCTAGATACAACACATGCTCGCGCTTACACCAGCACGTTGGGATGAGACGATTATCTGAGAATATTTTGTGCGCTGTGTGCGGATACAAAAACCAGATATTTTGTTCTCCATTTAAGAAACGCGCCAGTTGAACACTCCCGTGTTCGTCCAGCAGGCGGCGCCAGAGCGCCTCGTCGTCTTCTGGCTTCTCTGACTCGTTTCCGTCCTTCTCTGATCTCAAATAAATCCAGAGATCTACGCAAACAGACACTCGTAATGGAAAAAACAAGGCAGTTTATTGCAATGCAAAACAAGACGGATAATCACTGGATGCCGGTTTGGGAGAAATAAACAGGTGTTATTGAATGATTCCCATTCACAACTTCAGGGATTTTAACTGAAACAGTGTTTGAATACCGGAGCAGAGATGATCTGCGCTTATCACACAGATGGAGACCTTGTTCACCCAACAATATTCTGAACCTCCATGTGATTTCATAGTATGGACAGACCATCATACACTGTCAATCTCAATCCTGTCTCTTGTAGCTGCATTCTAAGAGCTCTCATGGCCAGTTTTGGTTTGAATTTGAGGAGAACAGTGAATAAAGCAGGCCAAAGGTGCATGAAACCACAGGCGTTCCCTATGGAAGAGTAtctgatatttaaataaagagcaGGATGGGAATTCAAAGAGATACGCGGATGCTCGGCAGAGGAAGTTAGCGGATGATTCACGGACACTGTGGACGAGTCGGGCGCATAAGGCGAAGAGAAACAGCAGAAGACGGTTGATGGTCTTGGTGGATTGTGGGAGCAGGATGTGGGAGGACGCAGCATCACCAGGCAGATGGGCTGGGGGTCAAATCTGGGGGCCTCCTAGCTGGGAGAGAGCGCGGGGCTGGGTTCGGTGCTGATGTTGACTAAGCACTCGCTGGATTTGAGGCTGGCCAAGGACTTGGAGCTGGGCAACGAGGCCAGAGAGCCGCACAGGCCCAGCATGGACGGGGTGTTGTCCTTTCCTGAAGGGACGACACAGAGCAAAAGGTTAGTTGAGCAGGAAAGGAGTTCCCGTTTCATCTCCCTCTTTACCTGCTGAAGTCCAGGCAGCGTCTCCGTTCGGCCTCCCGTCCGTCTTCTGGGAGTCAGAGTTCAGGCTTAGTTCTGCCGAAAATTGCTCAAAGCTGTGGAAGCTCCTCCTGGGTGGACAGACACACCATCATCAACAGGCGCTACATGCTTCAGGTGTCGTCTCCCTGTCATGCTGGTTCAGATGTTCAGGTTGCGTCACCTGCGGAACAACTTGACCTCTCCCTGGTTGTTGGCGATGGCGGACCACTCGTTGACCAGCGGGATGGAGAGCTCTTTAGAGAGATGCGACGAATCACAGGGTATGAGGGCAGATCTGGGGAGGGGGATCAGAAACACAGGCTTTAGTTCTGGACAGCGTGATGAAGGGGAGTTTCTACGTGTGCCTCCTCACAGCTGGGCCTGGAGCTCCAGCACAacagcctccagctccttcttctcctgttGGCTCTGGACCGTCAGCTCCTCCACTTTGGTTCTCAGACACTTGTTGTCCGTCTCCACGTTCTTCAGCTGCGACTCCCGCAGGCggaccagctcctccaggtaacCCTGCGAATTCCATTGGAAACATTTGTTGATTTCCAGAATGCCTGCTGTGCTTTCTAAACGGGCTCTTTCAAACTTGACTCGCCTTTTGGGCGTAGACGATCTTGAACCTCTGCTCCATTTTGCGGCATTTGTTGCTCCAGCTCTCCTCGTCCGTCACCAGGGGGATGTAGGGGTGCTCTGGGATGCTCTCCTCGCTGTTGCTGCTGTCCACACTGTGCCGGTCGTCCTCATCACTCAGGTAATCATAACTGCAGGGCACAGAGGTGGTGTTGTGATGAACCCGGGACGCTATAATATGGGCGGAAGTGGGTCGGTCTCACCTCTGAGTGAACTTCAAGTAGGGCGTGTAGTCGATCACAGCGGGGGATTTCCCATCCAGAGCCTCCCCCTTCAGACAAAAACTGCACAGAAACATAAAACAATGTTGGAGATCAGTGGTTCTCAACTGGTGGGTCGCGGCCCAAAAGTGGGTCACAGACCTGTTGTGGATGGGTCGCAGacagctgtttaaaaaaagcccaTAATACCTGAGGTGCATCTGATGTTGGAGATGTCTTTTATTGAGAGAAAATAACTTTGAAAGGCACGCCGCAGGCAAGTGCAGCTGCCTAGATGCTAGCCATGGTAGCTACCATTTGATTGATGCTCACTTCAAGTTTGTGTTATTAGGAAGTAAGGGtatttaaaatgtgcattttcattGAGGATTATGAGTGACAGAATCCCCAAAAGTAGGTCTCGACTTAATAACCGCGGAACAATGTGGTGAGACCAGTCGAGAAACCCCGTTTCAATCATCCTTGAGCCGCAAACTACCGACGTTGAACGCAGCACTGCAGCAAAAGAGACGATTTTCCCGAATCGGCCCTATCCAGGTAACGCATATGTGCAGCGTCACCTGAAGTCGATGGCGCTCAGTCCGATGAGCATGCCCGTCAGGACCGTCGCCTCCTCTCGCAGCAGGATCGCTCCGTCATCGTAGAACCTCCTGTCGGGCGGAGATGAAGCGCAGCGTGAGACACACCGGAGGCAGTGGGACAACAGCGGCGAGTTCCCGTCTCACCTCGTTGTCCTGGTGTCCCTCAGCGCGGTGGAAATGTACTCAGACAGACGTTTCTCCATCAGCGCCACGCGAATCCAAGCGCGCCCCTGCGGGACAACATAATGGCCCGAGTGACATCTATCGAGCGacatcaacaccccccccacagctcAGCAGATTCGgactccccccccaccttggCTCGAGACGTGCTGATGTTCTCGATGTTCTCGATGCTGGCGATGCAGTTGTTCTGCACTTTGCCGCACGCCAGCCGGATGTATTCCCAGAAGCTGCGCTGCCCATCCGAGCTGAACCAGCTTCCCGATCCTGATCCGAGAGTCAAACAGGGCATTGAAACCTCCCCCTCCCACAACAGCCCCTTCTGTAAGCATgcaaccatggcaacggctGTGTGCGTCTCCCCTCATATTCTTATTAACGTGAGAATAACATGCTATCGCGTCCACCCTCTGGCGCCGCGTGTTACCTGCAGCGTTACCTTTAAAGCGGTGGCTGAGGATGTGCTCTAAAATGGCGGCAAAGTTAATGAACTCTTCGGACGAGTCGTCTATGGGCTCTGCCGTGTACTTTTCCAGGAGGGTTTTGACGGAGAATCTGAAACAGAAGCAAACAGGAAGGGAGACGTTTCAAACCTGCTtctgcgtgcgcgcgcgtgtgtgtgtgtgttagcatacAGTGCGGCTGTGCACCGAACCCACCACACACAAACGCGCTACTGTACTTGAACCCTGCAACAATAGCGGGAAGGAGGGTGCTTTTTCTTTGGGATCCGTGCCATCGTTTCACACTGAGGTCACCCCAATTGTCTTGTGTACGGCACAAAGCGCCACTTCAGCGCGCTGGCTGTGTTAGCATGAAATCAATACAATTAACCCCCTGTCCTCTCGCGTCCTTTTGGTCCTCGTCTCTCCGAGGGACCGTTCAACATCAAAGAATGATCAAataaccccctccccctcttctgtACATGGTGGCGTGATCTATTTAGGGCAGTGGCTGTTGCAACTTTAGTTTGGCTTTTGACCTCGCATGTGCTCGTCGGCAGCCATGCAGCGTGCATGTTAGCGGCTGGGATCCAGGCACGGGCTCCATGGGCAACACCAGCATCACCGAGGGCAAGACTGCCCTGGCAGTGGGCAGCACCTCCATCGCCAGGGGGAAAACCACTGTCTCTTTAGGCAACTCCTCCATCTTCAGGGGAGTGACCACCACCTCCATGGGCGACTCCACCATCCAGAGGCAAAAGACGACTGTGGCTCTGGGACGGGCCAGCTTCAGCCGGGGAACCACCACCACATCGTTCCGCAAAGCCTTGATGCCCAAGCGCAGGAACACCTAGATGGACACGACGGCTGAAGCTGGGACAAAGAGACCCAAAGCAGCCAAGCAGTCCAAAAAAGACTCTAACAACGAATGGAAAACTACATTCTCCTCAAGCAAGACCTCCTTCACCAAAGGCAGGGTTTCAGTCCTGAGAACCAAGTACGCCATCTCCTGGGGTAAATACTCCATCTCCTGGAGCAGAACCACCATAACTTTGGGCAACAGCGGCTTAGCAGTGGGCAAAACTTCGGTCACACGAGGGGAGACCACGAGTTCTCTGACCAACGTGACCTTCACCCACGGGACCAGGTCCGTGTCTATGATCAAAACCACCCTCACCAGGGGCAAAGAGACGCACAGCAACgtctactgggattttcactCGTGATTCTTACAAACACACGAAAACCCAAGGACGTTTCTCTACGGGCGCTCTTAGCAGGTCAGTGGCATCGACGGCGAACGCGACACCGTGGAGCCGAGGGCGAAGCCGAGGGCGTTCCGCACATGTGACGGCGATGAGGCGATTGATGGCGTGTCTACATGGCAGGGAGGGAAACATCAGTGTGGGACGTATGTGGAGACACAACAGCCTTATTCTCCTGTACGCTGTGCACGTGCGGCCGCCGGCGCGTCCGTGGCAACGCTCAAACCGGCGTGTCTAAAGTCTGCCTGCAAGAAAGTTCTGAATGGGGAAACTGTAAAAGCTGCCTGGTGTTAACTGCTCATAAAAGTAACCTGTCTAAACTGTGACTGTTtcgtggttgttgttgttgttgttgttgttgttttggagcAACCACACCCATAATTCACTACATGTGAGGAGCAATCAAAGCCTCATATGTAGACCAGGAACACCTTCATCCTGTCTTTTGTTATTCCTGACAAAGTCCGGTTTGTTGGATGAGAGATGGACGTGCACGAGCCATGCCTTATAATCAGAGGCTCCGGGGAACAATGGCTCAGAAGAAAGTGATGTCACCGCAGATTACTCTCTTTACAACAATGTGTCCTTCAACCGTTTGGTGTCGTCGTGGCGACTGGACAATTGTTCCACTGTCCAGTTCCCCCCCGGAGAGCCTGCGTCCACCTACGGCTGCCTCTGTTCATTCACGGGGACACATGGGCGATATGTGGCCTTCCAGAGCCCACGTCCTTCAGCTCAAGGAGGGCTTTATGCCACACGGGGGTCGTGCTATCCAAGCGTAGCCTTCTGGTCTTCTCCGGATTGTAGCTAGTGTTGCCACCGGCGACGGGCAGAGCAGGGCGtgctgcgtgcgtgtgcgaTGCTTAGCGCCGCGTGAACCCCTGAACGCCGCCGTCGGATCTGGGTCAGGAAGACGAGGGCCTCACCAATGGGCAACACCAGCTTCACCGAGGGGAAGACGGCCTTAACCGTGGGCAACACCTCCATAAAGAGGGGGAAGAGCAAGCTCGCGGTGGGGaactcctccatcagcaggggcCGGAGCACCACGTCCCTGGgctcctccaccatcaccagcgGAAAGACCAAGATCTCCCTGGGCGGCGCCTCCTTCAGCAGAGgttccaccaccacctcctttCGGAAAGCCATCTTACCCAAACGCAAGACGCTCTAGATGAGGGGGGACCTCatggcggggtgggggggggtgcttcaTCACAGAGGGGACACGGACACCGCTGCGGCTTCTACACAGGTTCCGCTCTGCCAGGACTGGATTAAACCAACCGTTGGATCTTTGATTTGTTTCACATCATGTGGGATTGAGCACTGAAACAGGTCAGTGGCGTCTGAATTCTGCCTCTTCGGGTTTTCCAAATATCAAACATTTGATGAGCAGCTTCATTAGCCAGCGGGAGTTCCTGCGACCTCCACTCTGTCGCTACTAACACGCCCTGCTCGACTAAAACGAGACCCCTTTTCTGGCCCGGAGCATCATCGGGGCCAAATTTTGCCTCTACAAAGAGCCTTTCGAGGTTAGTTTGAAGAACTAAGAGCCTTTCAAAGTTCCTCAGTGGTTCCCGGGGTCCATCAGAAGAACCACTGATTACATCCTCACTTTGttgataataaaacaaaaagtctATTGTTGCCCCCCTCCCATTAAAGTAGCAGCTAAGGTGGCAGCGTATTCGGACAAGGGGTGGGGCCAGCAGATGATTGCACAAAAACTGAATTCCTTTGATCTGAGGGGGAATTCGCTGGCATGCCTGAAATGCAGATGcccccagcagcctggcagCATGTTCTTGGTACCATTCGACACTGAAAAACAACTGCCCCCTGGCCCCCTGACAGGCCTCTTTTGTGCCCCCGCTCACTCATCCTGGAGCCACGCCAAGCCCGGCTGGCTTTAAACGCCCTCTTGTTCTTGTTTCTCACCCCTTTACTGTACTCGCACGAGCACGTCTGGACCCAAACCCCACCCAGGAGAACCGAACCTCTTACAACTCtcactttaaccccccccccccatcggcACTTCCTTgactcctttcttcctctcccctcctccttgtCTCCCATAACCAGCAGATCAGATGACAGAGGCAGACTCCTAACTGGCCAAAGTGCTGCGTAATGTCCGCCAGCGCTGGTTTTCCATCCCCGAGTGTTGGTGGAGAGGTTCCGACCCGCACCGGATCGGCCAGGAGGGGAGCGTGCTTTCAGGAATATTAAGACAGGAATGGGAATCGGCGCCAAAGCAACATCGGGGTGTGTCGCCCCTCCGAGCGTCCAGGCAAAGTGTTTCATGGTTagaggaggtgaaggtggacATTACGTTGGTTGGAGCGGAAACCGGGTTTTCCCCGAACCCGGCGGGAGAGCGGGCCGGAGCAGGTTGGATGTGTAAAAGAGAAGGTGGCAGAGAGAAACTAGAGCAGAGTGTTGATGGCAGCACATTCTCTGGAGGAGACACGCCCCAGCAGAGGGTCAAGCTCAGCTGACGCTGATCCTGCCGACACCGGGgggacgggggcgggggggggcgacaCGTCGCACCGGACCTGACACGTCTCACTCATCCTATTTATGTTTCTTAGGtaccacagcagcacagccccTCCCAGCACGGACGACGGCTCTTTACCCGATGGTTTTAGGCCAATTCAGCAAATATAAACAGGAAATATacgaccccacccccccaccccctccaatCCCCCCCCAGGCTGCAGAGCACCTCAGTCCTTGTTAAGATGAAAACCTGTTTCTAGTGGCAACGGCACCGAGATGCAGCACTTGGTGATGACACTGCTGTTGCCGTGGACGCAGCGACATCGCCGCCTCGCTCCCGACGCCGCTcagcaggaaaagagaagaaaactcCGCCAGTTCGACCTTCAGCCCTCAGGAATTTGGTCTCTCTTCACAACGCTGCAGCTTCTTTGTCGTCCTCGTCGCGACCGAACAAGGAGCCACGGAGGAAGACGGCGTGAATTAAAAGTGTGACTAATTGGGAGCTCGATTCACACGTGGGGCCTTTCGAAGTGAAatcagatcagctgatcactGTAAAATCCTCCGCGAGCGTTGAGCCGTTTCCCGTGTCCGGCGCCGGTCGCCATTTCAACCAGCCGCCGGACGACGGAAGCAGCTCCCAAATGTTAATCTGTGTGCCGACTGCACTTCAGAAGTGGTCGGACTTTCTAGATGGTCGCAGCTTGGCCTCGGTGTTCTAATCCCACGCTAACATTTGCTAAGCTAATGTAGCCCCGCAGCACGACGGCGcctggatcctgcagcagcaacacgaCACCCAGCCTGCTTCAGCGCACAGCCAGAGGCCGATTCAAgagcccccacacacacacacacacaacctgttTGGGACGGCCCCTTGGAAGCGTGCGCACCTGAGAGCAGCATGGCGGCTGAAGCTAATCCGTATTGTGTTCATTagcaaatggagaaaaacaaagtaTCTGTGTGGCAGGATTAACTGCTGGTGTTTGAGGTTGATCTGTGTCGTCTTGTCTGTGTTCTCAAGAAGCCCCGACTGGGAAGCAACAGTGTTTCTGTGCCCTCGCTAATCCTGTGTCTGTGGAAGTCACTCGTGatgttttctttggtttctgGCGGACCCGCTCTGTACGGCGCTGTGTGTTTTCTGCGTGCACgtgtcattaaaacaaaaaatacctGCAGAACCTCAATGTTCTGGAATAAAAACGCTTCCTTTGTGTGTCACAGTTGGACTCTTTTTGACACAATCGTCCCAAGAATCTCCTCACGAGTGTAAACGATGAAATAGCACAACTGGACTGAGCACTGCTGATGTTTGCTTGTCTTCTGTGGGTGAACGGAAGGACTGGGAGTAAACAGAGGTGACCCAACGAGGGTGACCTGAGATGGTCGGGCCCATCGGGGGATCCCTGCACTGTCAAATGTCCTTGACCCACACCTGCTGGCGCTGCACAATGACAGGTTATTAGAAGCTTCGCGACCTCTTTTTCTATTGAAATGATGCCAACGTGTAAAGGTTGTATGATGATGTAAGAATATACGATTTAAGAAGATAAAAATACATTGAAGCTACTGCACTAGAGGGTGTGGTGACCGCGAAGGTGAAAATACACCTGGTTCGTCTCCATCCTTCAGATTTCAAGTATCCTGAGAATTATTCTGCATCATTTACATCAGTGGTGCCTCCATGAACTCCACCACAGAAATCTACGTTTCATTATCTTATTACAAAAGCATCCTCAGCTGTGGGAATACAGTAAAATGAGCAGCATGAAgcggctttaaaaaaaaaagccctatGACCGAGATGTCGTGATGTCTACCTGCAGACCGTGATGAGGTTTTTGCGCTCCACGCCGACGCTCCGGGCAGAAGCCTTCTTCGATGTCAGACCCATAGCCATCGCTGTCTGAATGCAACCCGACTCCATCAAGCCGCGGCCCCGGGGCCTCTTTGGGATCCGTGGCCAGGCCAGgtcccctccttcccctcctgtgTCCTACAAATACCCGCTTTCCTCTGCGGGGAGCCGCAGATGATGCCGCCGGAGGAGGAGAACGGGGAAGTGGCGAGCATCTGTAAAGACGGTGAAAATTCAGTATATAAAATCCGGTTTGggttttcaaattaaaaccatCATCTGCGCGCGTTAATTTCGAGTGACGTTATTTTGATATCCATCCGCACATCCGGTCGATTCATTCACGTTCTTTGTCAGCAAGAGACAAATAACGCACCATGTCGAATTAAATATCTCTTTATCTTTCaataatacagaaaaaaaggaattttaTTAATACGATATGAAACATTACAGGATGATTAGATGACATCCATAACCCAGTGACGTAGTTTAAAAACGACATGGCCAT from Takifugu flavidus isolate HTHZ2018 chromosome 18, ASM371156v2, whole genome shotgun sequence encodes:
- the rundc3aa gene encoding RUN domain-containing protein 3A, encoding MESGCIQTAMAMGLTSKKASARSVGVERKNLITVCRFSVKTLLEKYTAEPIDDSSEEFINFAAILEHILSHRFKGSGSWFSSDGQRSFWEYIRLACGKVQNNCIASIENIENISTSRAKGRAWIRVALMEKRLSEYISTALRDTRTTRRFYDDGAILLREEATVLTGMLIGLSAIDFSFCLKGEALDGKSPAVIDYTPYLKFTQSYDYLSDEDDRHSVDSSNSEESIPEHPYIPLVTDEESWSNKCRKMEQRFKIVYAQKGYLEELVRLRESQLKNVETDNKCLRTKVEELTVQSQQEKKELEAVVLELQAQLSALIPCDSSHLSKELSIPLVNEWSAIANNQGEVKLFRRRSFHSFEQFSAELSLNSDSQKTDGRPNGDAAWTSAGKDNTPSMLGLCGSLASLPSSKSLASLKSSECLVNISTEPSPALSPS
- the zwi gene encoding zwilling; protein product: MGNTSITEGKTALAVGSTSIARGKTTVSLGNSSIFRGVTTTSMGDSTIQRQKTTVALGRASFSRGTTTTSFRKALMPKRRNT